The genomic stretch CGACTTGTTCTGCTCGTAGAACCGGTCCATCTCCTCCTTGGTGGGAGCGACCGTCTTGTCCTCGATCTCGGCCTTGAGCAGGTCGGGAAGGTTGACCGATCGGGCGGCCGCCTCCATCTCGAGGAGCTTCTGCTGGACGAGACCGTCGAGCACCTGCTCCTTGATCTCGTACTCCTGCTGCCGGACCTTCATCAACTGGCTGGACGCGGCCTGATTGAGCTCGTCCTCGGTGATCGTCGCGCTCCCGATGGTGGCGACGACCTTCGAGGCCGGCGCGGCCGGGGCGGCCGCGGCGTCCTGCTTCTTTTCCTTCTTGGCGTACGCCGGAACCGCGATCACGCCCGCGAGCGCGACGGCGGCCAGCACGTGGCGAACCTTCATCTTCGATCTCCGTGCCCGGTGACCCCGGGGTGTATCGACCCGCGAATCCGCGGAACTATACCGTCTTCGCTACACTGCCGCCCGTGCCTCCTTCGGTAACCGTCGTCGGCGGCGGCCTCGCGGGAAGCGAGGCGGCCTGGCAGCTCGCCCGAAGGGGGATCTCCGTCCGCCTCTACGAAATGCGCCCGGTCCGGCCCACGCCGGCCCATCGGACGGACCGCCTGGCCGAGCTCGTCTGCTCCAACTCCCTCAAATCGCTCGAGCTGTCGACCCCCCACGGCCTCCTCAAGGAGGAGATGGCGCGCCTGGGGTCCCTGATCCTCGAATGCGCGCGGGCGACCCGGGTCCCGGCGGGAGCGGCGCTCGCGGTCGACCGGGAGGCCTTCTCCGAGGCGGTGACCCGGGCGATCGCGCAAGAGCCCGGGATCGAGGTCGTGCGCGAGGAGGTGGAGGAGATCCCCGGCTCGGGGATCGTGATCCTCGCGGTCGGACCCCTCGTCTCCGAGAAGCTCGCCGCGTCGATCGCGCGCTTCACCGGGCAGGACTACCTGTATTTCTTCGACGCGATCGCACCGGTGGTGGAGTCCGACTCCGTCGACCGCTCGATCGTCTTCTCCGCGTCGCGTTGGGGGAAGGGCGAGGGCTCGGACTACCTCAACTGCCCGATGACCCGGGAGGAGTACGCGCGGTTCATCGCCGAGCTGCTCGCCGGCGAGAAGGCTCCGCTCCACGAGTTCGATGCGACGCCGTTCTTCGAGGGGTGCCTTCCGATCGAGGAGATGGCGCGCCGCGGGCTCGACACGCTGCGTTTCGGCCCGATGAAGCCGGTCGGCCTGCGGGACCCGCGCACGGGGGAGCGCCCGTGGGCGGTCGTGC from Candidatus Polarisedimenticolaceae bacterium encodes the following:
- the trmFO gene encoding methylenetetrahydrofolate--tRNA-(uracil(54)-C(5))-methyltransferase (FADH(2)-oxidizing) TrmFO; this translates as MPPSVTVVGGGLAGSEAAWQLARRGISVRLYEMRPVRPTPAHRTDRLAELVCSNSLKSLELSTPHGLLKEEMARLGSLILECARATRVPAGAALAVDREAFSEAVTRAIAQEPGIEVVREEVEEIPGSGIVILAVGPLVSEKLAASIARFTGQDYLYFFDAIAPVVESDSVDRSIVFSASRWGKGEGSDYLNCPMTREEYARFIAELLAGEKAPLHEFDATPFFEGCLPIEEMARRGLDTLRFGPMKPVGLRDPRTGERPWAVVQLRQDNLAAEHWSMVGFQTQLRWPEQQRIFRTIPGLAAAEFVRLGQIHRNCYINAPKVLEPTLQARSRPGLFFAGQISGVEGYTESAATGLLAGMNAARLARGERPVALPEATMLGGLAAYIARAEEKGYQPQNAAFGLLPDPPNPPRKKKERREARSAHALKALDAWLAEAR